A stretch of the Chiloscyllium plagiosum isolate BGI_BamShark_2017 chromosome 25, ASM401019v2, whole genome shotgun sequence genome encodes the following:
- the LOC122562686 gene encoding N-acetyllactosaminide beta-1,3-N-acetylglucosaminyltransferase 4-like: protein MMYLKRKRKTLWLALIASACVLFFKWQAGIRATEKNHEKEHSTLVPQASRNITKTSQCLPNKRYANQSSNLPKMYQNFLEYKHCQTFQALLKPKGCSQELFLLLVIKSKAPNIDRRVSIRHTWGKAGVINGVEVKLVFLLGITEKFQGQPLHQLVATEYKLYGDLLQWDFQDSFFNLTLKEIHFLRWFAADCYSAKFVLKGDDDVFVNTLNAIEYLKDFHPDHDLFAGHIIHNAIPKRNKKIKYFIPNIMYENKSYPPYAGGGGYVMSRKTVLELHRTAANVDLFPIDDVFVGMCLLQLGLTPISHIGFKTLGVPKPFNFDPCLYNNLIVVHKLNPAQMWIMWSLVNDTRFKCAKKKRMKTVDTEN from the coding sequence ATGATGtatttgaagagaaaaagaaaaacattatgGCTTGCTTTAATAGCATCGGCTTGTGTGCTATTTTTCAAATGGCAAGCTGGGATCAGAGCAACTGAGAAGAATCATGAAAAAGAACATTCTACTTTGGTCCCTCAAGCAAGCAGAAATATAACCAAAACTTCTCAGTGTTTACCAAATAAACGATACGCCAACCAGTCTTCAAACCTACCCAAGATGTATCAGAATTTCCTGGAATATAAACACTGCCAGACCTTTCAAGCTTTGCTGAAACCAAAGGGATGCTCCCAAGAATTGTTTTTATTATTAGTTATTAAGTCTAAGGCACCCAACATAGACAGGCGGGTCTCAATTCGACATACATGGGGAAAAGCAGGGGTTATTAATGGAGTTGAAGTCAAATTAGTTTTTTTGTTGGGCATTACAGAAAAATTCCAAGGTCAGCCACTCCATCAGTTAGTGGCAACTGAATACAAACTCTATGGTGACCTCCTTCAATGGGACTTCCAGGACAGTTTCTTCAATTTGACATTGAAGGAGATCCATTTCCTCAGATGGTTTGCTGCAGATTGTTACTCAGCAAAATTTGTCTTAAAGGGAGATGATGACGTCTTTGTGAACACATTAAATGCAATTGAATATCTCAAGGATTTTCACCCAGATCATGATCTCTTTGCTGGGCACATTATTCACAATGCTATCCCgaaaagaaataagaaaattaaGTACTTCATTCCTAACATCATGTATGAAAATAAATCATATCCTCCCTATGCTGGAGGAGGTGGCTATGTAATGTCCAGGAAAACTGTATTGGAGCTGCATCGGACTGCAGCAAATGTGGATCTCTTCCCAATAGACGATGTGTTTGTTGGCATGTGTTTGTTGCAATTGGGGTTAACGCCAATTTCACATATTGGCTTCAAGACACTTGGTGTACCTAAACCATTCAATTTTGATCCATGCTTATATAACAATCTCATAGTAGTGCACAAACTAAACCCAGCACAAATGTGGATTATGTGGAGCCTTGTGAATGACACTCGCTTCAAATGTGctaaaaagaaaagaatgaaaacaGTAGACACAGAAAACTGA